Proteins from a genomic interval of Diaphorobacter sp. HDW4A:
- a CDS encoding SIMPL domain-containing protein (The SIMPL domain is named for its presence in mouse protein SIMPL (signalling molecule that associates with mouse pelle-like kinase). Bacterial member BP26, from Brucella, was shown to assemble into a channel-like structure, while YggE from E. coli has been associated with resistance to oxidative stress.) yields MAGFAVKTVAATALLVCAGAVLAQSANGAGVSNAAPQNVLQLSASGSVEVQQDVLVMHLSTTKEGSDAASVQTQLKQVLDAALTLAKRDAKPQQMEVRSGDFSLYPRSGKDGKIAGWQGRVELILEGRDFSRITTIAGAVQNMTVSSVSFSLSREAREKVEAEAQAKAIAAFKDRATSIAKNFGFSSYTLREVQVNDNGNVLMPYAASARANGGMLKSSMSDSAVPVEAGKARVEVSVSGSVQLR; encoded by the coding sequence ATGGCTGGATTCGCTGTAAAAACGGTAGCCGCTACGGCTTTGCTGGTTTGTGCTGGTGCGGTGCTTGCACAGAGCGCCAACGGTGCGGGTGTGTCGAATGCTGCACCGCAAAATGTGCTCCAGCTCTCGGCATCGGGTTCGGTGGAGGTGCAGCAGGACGTGTTGGTGATGCATTTGTCCACGACGAAAGAGGGCAGTGATGCGGCGAGCGTGCAGACGCAGCTCAAACAGGTTCTGGATGCGGCGCTGACGCTGGCCAAGCGCGATGCCAAGCCTCAGCAGATGGAAGTGCGCAGTGGGGACTTCTCGCTCTATCCGCGCAGTGGCAAAGACGGCAAGATTGCGGGCTGGCAGGGCCGTGTGGAGTTGATTCTGGAAGGCCGGGATTTCTCGCGCATCACGACGATTGCTGGCGCGGTGCAGAACATGACGGTGAGCTCGGTCTCGTTCAGCTTGTCGCGCGAAGCCCGCGAGAAGGTCGAGGCGGAAGCCCAGGCCAAGGCCATCGCAGCGTTCAAGGATCGCGCGACGTCGATCGCGAAGAACTTCGGCTTCTCGAGCTACACGTTGCGCGAGGTGCAGGTCAATGACAACGGCAATGTGCTCATGCCTTATGCTGCTTCGGCGCGCGCGAATGGCGGCATGCTGAAGTCGTCAATGTCCGATTCGGCTGTGCCGGTCGAGGCGGGCAAGGCGCGGGTCGAAGTGTCGGTATCGGGATCTGTCCAGTTGCGCTGA
- the ompR gene encoding two-component system response regulator OmpR gives MATTTNRTDKVLVVDDDARIRDLLRRYLTQEGFEVMVAEDGKALNRILLRETVDLIVLDLMMPGEDGLSICRRLRAANDRTPIIMLTAKGEDVDRIVGLEVGADDYLGKPFNPRELLARIHAVLRRRPPQEAPGAPSGDNEVVTFGPFTFDLGTRALQKNGEELPLTTGEFAMLKALVRHPRQPLSREKLALLARGREFEPFDRSLDVQISRLRKLVEVDAAAPRYIQTVWGVGYVFVPDGTS, from the coding sequence ATGGCCACAACAACCAACCGCACAGACAAGGTTCTCGTAGTTGACGACGACGCCCGTATTCGCGATCTGCTGCGGCGCTACCTCACTCAGGAAGGGTTCGAGGTCATGGTTGCCGAAGACGGCAAGGCGCTCAACCGCATCCTGCTGCGCGAAACCGTGGACCTGATCGTGCTCGACCTGATGATGCCTGGCGAAGATGGCCTTTCGATTTGCCGTCGCCTGCGTGCCGCCAACGACCGCACGCCGATCATCATGCTCACCGCCAAAGGTGAGGACGTGGACCGCATCGTGGGTCTGGAAGTGGGCGCGGATGACTACCTCGGCAAGCCGTTCAACCCGCGCGAACTGCTCGCGCGCATTCACGCCGTACTGCGTCGCCGTCCTCCCCAGGAAGCGCCTGGCGCACCATCGGGCGACAATGAAGTGGTGACCTTCGGTCCGTTCACGTTCGATCTGGGCACACGTGCGCTGCAAAAGAACGGCGAGGAACTGCCGCTGACTACCGGCGAATTCGCGATGCTGAAGGCGCTGGTGCGCCACCCGCGCCAACCTCTGTCGCGCGAAAAGCTGGCACTGCTGGCACGCGGCCGCGAGTTCGAACCATTCGACCGCAGCCTCGACGTGCAGATCTCGCGCCTGCGCAAGCTGGTGGAAGTGGACGCCGCTGCACCGCGCTACATCCAGACCGTCTGGGGCGTGGGCTATGTGTTCGTGCCGGACGGAACGAGCTGA
- a CDS encoding sensor histidine kinase, whose product MSAKRPEPVNAEATSPAPLESPKQNSAQRARVGLNLFWRTFFLLALLLVGSILAWLQTLRALEFEPRTLQTAQQIASLVNLSRAALVHADAIARVSLIKTMADQEGVRILPREPDDKFEHLPQSALGARLTEELTRRLGPGTILANSVNGEQGLWVGFNINGDPNWLLMDRSRLSTASGKTWLIWLITAGALSLAGAAVIARLINRPLKQLSYAANKVKDGDFAASQLDEEAVTSEIREVNIGFNRMAQKLAKLEQDRAVMLAGISHDLRTPLARLRLETEMSVNDDVARDHMVADIVQLDATIDKFLDYARPDAVTLTPVNLYGVVSSCVYAVQDHRELQISMSVPEHLNVLVDEIELARVISNLLENARRYGKNKDTGVTTVDITAKSWDKWVLIKLRDHGNGVPPEQLANLTKPFFRSDSARTAAAGAGLGLAIVDKTVQRMGGIFALANAASGGLVAHIQLQRVAELPDGADHKQRLQRPQVKRHLPPRAGETIPGRVTQPMPLDDGRLKG is encoded by the coding sequence ATGAGCGCCAAACGACCAGAACCCGTCAATGCCGAAGCCACCAGCCCCGCACCGCTGGAGTCGCCCAAGCAGAATTCCGCACAGCGCGCTCGCGTTGGGCTGAATCTCTTCTGGCGCACATTTTTCCTGTTGGCTTTGCTGCTGGTCGGCTCAATTCTGGCTTGGCTGCAGACCCTGCGCGCACTCGAATTCGAACCGCGCACGCTTCAAACCGCGCAGCAGATCGCATCGCTTGTCAATCTGAGCCGTGCGGCCCTTGTACACGCTGATGCGATTGCGCGCGTCTCGCTCATCAAGACCATGGCCGATCAGGAAGGCGTGCGCATCCTGCCGCGCGAGCCTGACGACAAATTCGAACACCTGCCCCAGTCGGCACTTGGTGCCCGGCTCACTGAAGAACTCACGCGCCGCCTCGGCCCCGGCACGATTCTGGCCAACAGCGTGAACGGCGAGCAAGGCCTCTGGGTGGGCTTCAACATCAACGGCGATCCGAACTGGCTGCTCATGGACCGCTCGCGCCTGTCCACCGCGAGCGGCAAGACCTGGTTGATCTGGCTGATTACCGCAGGCGCGCTGTCGCTCGCTGGCGCGGCCGTGATCGCGCGCCTGATCAACCGCCCGCTCAAGCAACTTTCCTACGCCGCCAACAAGGTCAAAGATGGCGATTTCGCCGCTAGCCAGTTGGACGAAGAAGCCGTGACCAGCGAAATCCGTGAGGTGAACATCGGCTTCAATCGCATGGCCCAGAAGCTTGCCAAGCTCGAGCAGGACCGCGCTGTCATGCTCGCTGGCATCTCGCACGATCTGCGCACGCCACTCGCGCGACTGCGCCTCGAAACCGAGATGAGCGTGAACGACGATGTCGCGCGCGATCACATGGTGGCCGACATCGTGCAGCTCGATGCGACCATTGACAAGTTCCTCGACTACGCTCGCCCCGACGCGGTGACGCTCACGCCGGTGAATCTCTACGGCGTGGTTTCGTCCTGCGTCTATGCCGTGCAGGACCACCGCGAGCTGCAGATCAGCATGTCGGTGCCGGAGCATCTGAACGTGCTGGTCGACGAAATCGAACTCGCCCGCGTCATCTCCAACCTGCTGGAAAACGCCCGCCGCTATGGCAAGAACAAAGACACCGGCGTGACGACCGTAGACATCACCGCCAAGTCCTGGGACAAATGGGTGCTGATCAAGCTGCGCGACCATGGCAACGGCGTGCCGCCCGAGCAGCTCGCCAACCTGACCAAGCCGTTCTTCCGCAGCGACTCGGCCCGTACTGCCGCCGCCGGCGCAGGCCTTGGCCTTGCCATCGTTGACAAGACAGTGCAGCGCATGGGCGGCATCTTTGCGCTCGCCAACGCCGCATCGGGCGGCCTCGTAGCCCACATCCAGTTGCAGCGCGTGGCCGAACTGCCGGACGGCGCGGATCACAAGCAGCGGCTGCAGCGCCCCCAAGTGAAGCGCCATCTGCCGCCGCGCGCCGGAGAGACCATTCCTGGACGGGTCACACAGCCCATGCCACTCGATGATGGCCGACTGAAGGGTTGA
- the ybiB gene encoding DNA-binding protein YbiB, protein MGISHYLKEIGRGARGAKAIDRAQAADLFGQILDGQVTDLEIGAFCIAMRIKGETLEEMSGFLDATHARIARFPATDTPTIVLPSYNGARKLPVLTPLLALLLAREGLPVLLHGMRTEARRVLASDVLVALGIASSTAPRALGSGEIAHIDTQHLHPRLASLLAAREVIGLRNPAHSVVKLMNPGAAKALVISSYTHPEYFDTLSETYAALGMNGVLSRGLEGEVAADPRRSPRYDGFVRGTHQLLQDQSPGTAAEVPGLPAEIDVTTTAQYTKDVLDGQRPVPAAIAQQVQFIVQTARRVREEQSTCTVQ, encoded by the coding sequence ATGGGCATCAGCCACTATCTCAAGGAAATCGGTCGCGGCGCGCGCGGCGCGAAGGCGATTGACCGCGCGCAAGCGGCCGATCTCTTCGGGCAGATCCTCGACGGTCAGGTGACCGATCTGGAAATCGGCGCGTTCTGCATTGCCATGCGCATCAAGGGCGAGACGCTGGAGGAGATGAGCGGCTTTCTCGACGCCACACATGCGCGCATCGCTCGCTTTCCGGCCACCGATACCCCCACCATCGTGCTGCCCAGCTACAACGGCGCACGCAAGCTGCCGGTGCTCACCCCCCTGCTTGCCCTGCTGCTCGCCCGCGAAGGCCTGCCGGTGTTGCTGCACGGCATGCGCACCGAGGCACGGCGCGTGCTTGCTTCGGACGTTCTTGTGGCGCTCGGCATCGCGTCCAGCACCGCTCCGCGCGCCTTGGGGAGCGGCGAAATCGCGCATATCGACACGCAGCACCTGCATCCGCGCCTCGCCAGTCTGCTGGCCGCACGCGAGGTGATCGGCCTGCGCAATCCCGCGCACAGCGTGGTCAAGCTCATGAATCCCGGTGCGGCAAAAGCGTTGGTCATCAGCAGCTACACCCATCCCGAATACTTCGACACGCTGAGCGAAACCTATGCCGCGCTCGGCATGAACGGTGTGCTCTCGCGTGGTCTTGAGGGCGAGGTCGCCGCCGACCCACGCAGGTCTCCGCGCTACGACGGCTTTGTGCGAGGCACGCATCAGCTGCTGCAGGACCAGAGCCCCGGCACCGCCGCCGAAGTACCCGGCCTGCCCGCCGAGATCGACGTGACGACCACCGCCCAATACACAAAGGACGTGCTCGACGGCCAGCGCCCCGTGCCCGCCGCCATCGCACAGCAAGTCCAATTCATCGTTCAGACCGCACGACGTGTTCGTGAGGAGCAAAGCACATGCACAGTCCAGTGA
- the cobA gene encoding uroporphyrinogen-III C-methyltransferase, which produces MHSPVTPSSLPQGSCTLVGAGPGDPELLTLKAVKAIANATVLLVDDLVNIAVLEHAAPGARIVHVGKRGGCKSTPQAFIEKLMVSETLAGEHVVRLKGGDPFIFGRGGEEIEALRAAGVEARVINGITSGLAGLTSLNTPLTHRDHAHGVVFITGHAKPGDTGTDWHQLAQTAHNAKLTLVIYMGISGSEHIQQELLRGLPAGTPAVVIQNASLPHQRHAVTTLGELRTTIKVHQLASPSIIVVGDVVRGVAALHSQGNGDLPHERTA; this is translated from the coding sequence ATGCACAGTCCAGTGACCCCCTCCTCCCTCCCACAGGGCTCCTGCACGCTGGTAGGAGCTGGACCTGGCGACCCAGAGCTGCTCACGCTCAAGGCCGTCAAGGCCATTGCCAACGCCACCGTGCTGCTCGTCGACGATCTGGTCAACATCGCCGTGCTGGAACACGCTGCGCCCGGTGCGCGCATCGTGCATGTCGGCAAGCGCGGCGGCTGCAAGAGCACGCCTCAGGCCTTCATTGAAAAGCTCATGGTCAGCGAAACGCTGGCAGGCGAACACGTGGTGCGCCTGAAGGGTGGTGATCCATTCATCTTCGGCCGCGGTGGCGAAGAAATCGAGGCCCTGCGCGCAGCGGGTGTCGAGGCGCGCGTGATCAACGGCATCACCTCGGGTCTCGCGGGCCTCACCTCGCTGAACACGCCCCTCACCCACCGCGATCACGCGCATGGCGTGGTCTTCATCACCGGCCATGCCAAGCCCGGCGACACGGGCACCGATTGGCACCAACTTGCCCAGACAGCGCACAACGCCAAGCTCACGCTCGTGATCTACATGGGCATCAGCGGCTCGGAGCACATCCAGCAGGAGCTGCTGCGCGGCCTGCCCGCTGGCACGCCGGCCGTCGTGATTCAGAACGCTAGCCTGCCGCACCAACGCCATGCGGTGACGACGCTGGGCGAGCTGCGCACCACCATCAAAGTGCACCAACTCGCGAGCCCATCGATCATCGTGGTGGGCGACGTGGTGCGCGGCGTTGCGGCGCTGCACTCCCAAGGCAACGGCGATCTGCCGCACGAACGCACCGCCTGA
- a CDS encoding YdeI/OmpD-associated family protein: MTHEDATLSSFEAALLRPALPAGEAHWGFVLLPKAASAKLPRRGRTTVTGSVNGQPFQVMLEPDGQKSHWLRIDPTLQDAAGLQFGETAHYQIAAVEQEPEPEIPTDLQSALEATPEALVVWRGTTTIARVDWIHWIVTAKQASTRAKRIRDACEMLASGKQRVCCFDPSGFYSKAISAPKQRAD, encoded by the coding sequence ATGACCCACGAGGACGCGACTCTTTCCAGCTTTGAAGCAGCACTGCTGCGCCCCGCGCTGCCTGCGGGCGAAGCGCATTGGGGATTTGTGCTGCTGCCCAAGGCCGCCAGCGCCAAGCTACCCCGCAGAGGCAGGACGACGGTCACTGGCTCGGTCAACGGTCAGCCGTTTCAGGTCATGCTAGAGCCCGACGGTCAAAAGAGTCATTGGCTGCGCATCGACCCGACGCTGCAGGACGCGGCAGGTTTGCAGTTTGGCGAGACAGCGCACTACCAGATCGCCGCTGTGGAACAGGAGCCCGAACCCGAGATCCCCACCGATCTGCAATCCGCATTGGAGGCCACGCCCGAGGCACTCGTGGTCTGGCGCGGCACGACGACGATTGCGCGCGTGGACTGGATTCACTGGATTGTGACCGCCAAGCAGGCCAGCACACGCGCCAAGCGCATCCGCGATGCCTGCGAGATGCTGGCATCGGGCAAGCAGCGCGTGTGCTGCTTCGACCCTTCCGGCTTCTACAGCAAGGCGATCAGCGCCCCCAAGCAGAGGGCAGACTGA
- a CDS encoding acyl-CoA thioesterase, whose product MDLPSHQLSMTVLMSPDMANFSGNVHGGAVLKLLDQVAYACAARYSSSYVVTLSVDQVMFLQPIHVGELVTFLASVNFTGNSSMEIGVKVVAEEIRSKVVRHVNSCFFTMVAVDENRKPAKVPLLTPETTDEKRRWSAAQIRKQLRGEFAARFEQASKG is encoded by the coding sequence ATGGACCTCCCATCACATCAACTCAGCATGACCGTGCTCATGTCCCCCGACATGGCCAACTTCTCCGGCAACGTGCACGGCGGCGCCGTTCTCAAGCTGCTTGATCAGGTGGCGTATGCCTGCGCGGCGCGTTATTCGTCGAGCTACGTTGTGACTCTGAGCGTGGACCAGGTGATGTTCCTTCAGCCCATCCATGTGGGCGAGCTGGTCACCTTTCTTGCCAGCGTGAACTTCACCGGCAATTCGTCGATGGAGATCGGCGTGAAGGTGGTTGCCGAGGAAATTCGCTCCAAGGTGGTGCGTCACGTGAACAGCTGTTTCTTCACCATGGTGGCTGTGGACGAGAACCGCAAGCCCGCGAAGGTGCCACTGCTGACGCCCGAGACCACCGATGAAAAGCGCCGCTGGTCGGCCGCGCAGATCCGCAAGCAGTTGCGTGGCGAATTTGCGGCGCGCTTTGAGCAGGCGAGCAAGGGCTGA
- a CDS encoding sterol desaturase family protein, whose protein sequence is MLEKLNDFTESHGELRKGKGLITGVIALTLACLCFLGVLAFHFPQYLTTPELRKSYDVAMLRNVMFVAMVVAGGMSLVNILFNRSRWLSSFAFGLVAITAILGGHKVEVNPNFPSNTPYIGLDWFILDLLGSSLIFIFIEKLFALRKDQPIFREEWQTDFHHFIVNHMVVGFVLLATNLMVHKFFGWAANDGIRGWVANLNFWVALFLIVLVADLVQYWTHRAYHETSLGWRLHAVHHSVKSMDWMAGSRQHILELLITRTLVLAPIYVLGFSKEVIDAYIIIVGFQAVFNHANVSVRLGPLRYVIVTPNFHHWHHSQDQEALDKNYAAHFAFLDYLFGTAVKSDKLWPEKYGVLGDYVPNGFFKQLKFPFVWKG, encoded by the coding sequence ATGCTGGAAAAACTCAACGACTTCACGGAAAGCCACGGCGAACTCCGCAAAGGCAAGGGCCTGATCACCGGCGTCATCGCCCTCACTCTGGCCTGCCTGTGCTTTCTGGGCGTGCTGGCCTTTCACTTCCCGCAGTACCTCACCACGCCTGAGCTGCGCAAGAGCTACGACGTGGCCATGCTGCGCAACGTGATGTTCGTGGCCATGGTGGTCGCGGGTGGAATGTCGCTCGTAAACATCCTGTTCAACCGCTCGCGCTGGCTCTCCAGCTTCGCGTTCGGTCTCGTCGCCATCACCGCCATCCTCGGCGGGCACAAGGTCGAGGTCAATCCGAACTTTCCAAGCAACACGCCGTACATCGGCCTCGACTGGTTCATTCTCGACCTGCTCGGCTCGTCGCTGATCTTCATCTTCATCGAGAAGCTGTTCGCGCTGCGCAAGGACCAGCCAATCTTCCGCGAAGAATGGCAGACCGACTTTCACCATTTCATCGTCAACCACATGGTGGTTGGCTTCGTGCTGCTGGCCACCAACCTCATGGTGCACAAGTTTTTCGGATGGGCCGCCAATGACGGTATTCGCGGCTGGGTGGCGAATCTCAACTTCTGGGTGGCACTGTTCCTCATCGTGCTCGTCGCCGATCTGGTGCAGTACTGGACGCACCGCGCGTACCACGAGACCTCGCTCGGCTGGCGCCTGCACGCCGTGCACCACAGCGTGAAAAGCATGGACTGGATGGCCGGTTCGCGCCAGCACATCCTTGAGCTGCTGATCACCCGCACGCTGGTGCTCGCGCCGATCTACGTGCTGGGTTTCAGCAAGGAGGTGATCGATGCGTACATCATCATCGTGGGCTTCCAGGCGGTGTTCAACCACGCGAACGTAAGCGTGCGCCTTGGGCCACTGCGCTACGTCATCGTCACGCCCAACTTCCACCACTGGCATCACAGCCAGGACCAAGAGGCGCTCGACAAGAACTACGCAGCGCACTTCGCTTTTCTTGACTACCTCTTCGGCACGGCGGTGAAGAGCGACAAGCTTTGGCCCGAGAAATACGGCGTGCTCGGCGACTATGTGCCCAACGGCTTCTTCAAGCAGCTCAAGTTTCCGTTTGTCTGGAAAGGCTGA
- a CDS encoding NAD(P)/FAD-dependent oxidoreductase: MSPSPFFDAIIIGAGAAGLFCAAQAGQRGLKVLLIDHADKVAEKIRISGGGRANFTNRDLDVRAPHKHFVGQNPQFCRSALSKYTPQDFIALVEKHGIAYHEKHKGQLFADRSAEDIINMLLAECADGKVERWQPCTVGRIDGLDGDATGARYQLETSRGTVHARSLVIATGGLSIPKIGATDFGYRIAKQFELPLVERRPGLVPMTFDGAGWEPYAQLAGLALPVEISTGTKKERMAFLEDLLFTHRGLSGPAVLQISSYWQPGTPLSINLAPTENLSEALQEAKSRSKKLIANELAGKVPSRLADAWVQQSADWQRPVNEASDKALAQLAERFARWELVPTGTEGYKKAEVTLGGVDTKALSQQTMEAKAQPGLFFIGEVVDITGWLGGYNFQWAWASAHTCAQALPQD, translated from the coding sequence GTGTCCCCATCGCCATTTTTCGACGCCATCATCATCGGAGCCGGTGCCGCCGGATTGTTCTGTGCCGCTCAGGCGGGTCAGCGGGGCCTGAAGGTGCTGCTGATCGATCACGCGGACAAGGTGGCCGAGAAGATCCGCATCTCGGGCGGTGGGCGGGCTAACTTCACGAACCGCGATCTGGACGTGCGCGCGCCGCACAAGCATTTCGTCGGCCAGAACCCGCAGTTCTGCCGCTCGGCGCTGTCGAAATACACGCCGCAGGATTTCATCGCGCTCGTCGAGAAGCACGGCATCGCGTATCACGAGAAACACAAGGGCCAGTTGTTCGCGGACCGCTCGGCCGAAGACATCATCAATATGCTGCTCGCCGAATGCGCCGACGGCAAGGTCGAGCGCTGGCAGCCCTGCACCGTCGGCCGCATCGACGGATTGGACGGTGACGCGACTGGCGCGCGCTACCAGCTCGAAACCTCGCGCGGCACCGTGCATGCGCGCAGCCTCGTGATCGCCACGGGCGGTCTGTCGATTCCCAAGATCGGCGCGACCGACTTCGGCTACCGCATCGCCAAGCAGTTCGAGTTGCCGCTCGTCGAGCGCCGCCCGGGCCTCGTGCCAATGACGTTTGACGGCGCGGGCTGGGAGCCCTATGCGCAGCTCGCGGGGCTTGCGCTGCCGGTGGAGATCAGCACCGGTACGAAGAAGGAACGCATGGCGTTTCTCGAAGACCTGCTGTTCACCCACCGCGGGCTATCGGGGCCTGCGGTGTTGCAGATCTCAAGCTACTGGCAGCCCGGCACACCGCTGTCCATCAACCTCGCGCCGACCGAAAACCTGAGCGAGGCGCTGCAGGAAGCCAAGTCGCGCTCCAAGAAACTGATTGCCAACGAACTCGCGGGCAAGGTGCCGTCGCGCCTGGCCGATGCCTGGGTGCAGCAAAGCGCCGACTGGCAACGCCCAGTGAACGAGGCCTCCGACAAAGCGCTGGCGCAGTTGGCCGAACGCTTTGCGCGCTGGGAGCTGGTGCCCACAGGCACCGAGGGCTACAAGAAGGCCGAGGTGACACTCGGCGGCGTGGATACCAAGGCGCTGTCACAGCAGACCATGGAGGCCAAGGCGCAACCGGGCCTGTTCTTCATCGGCGAGGTGGTGGACATCACCGGCTGGCTCGGCGGCTACAACTTCCAATGGGCCTGGGCCAGCGCTCACACCTGCGCGCAAGCCCTGCCACAGGACTAA
- a CDS encoding MFS transporter, producing MPHDTHSANAPFHGHAVVRAAFVSGMLGWGIGFYGPPIFLYAVISATGWSVPLVSAAITLHYLFGAFVVSLLPRLHARFGVPRITLVGSCLASAGVIGWACAHQHWQLFASALLTGAGWVTMSAAGINAMIAPWFNRKRPMALSKAYNGASVGGMVFAPLWSVLIAQFGFPVAACIVGACTLVIMFWLTQRVLALTPAMLGQTPDGAPPDSASDSGATSAPANQNAVSQTPSLPGPSLWRSARFRTLAAAMSLSLFAQSGLVSHLYSLLVPMLGAQGAGWSMTLMTACAMLGRMLFARALATTHERRLLSCASYAMQMCGVLLLMTAGGPGIQLWCGLVLFGSGIGNTISLPPLIAQADFAAVDVARVVALIVAISQALYAFAPLTFSLLLRIEPAHLWLFAGALTLQALAILTLWSGRTRH from the coding sequence ATGCCCCACGACACGCATAGCGCCAACGCACCCTTTCACGGCCACGCGGTGGTGCGCGCAGCCTTTGTCTCGGGCATGCTGGGCTGGGGCATCGGCTTCTACGGGCCGCCGATCTTTCTCTACGCGGTCATCTCGGCCACAGGCTGGTCTGTGCCACTGGTTTCCGCCGCAATCACGTTGCACTACCTGTTCGGGGCCTTCGTGGTGTCTCTCCTGCCCAGACTGCACGCCCGCTTTGGCGTGCCGCGTATCACGCTCGTCGGCTCATGCCTCGCGTCGGCGGGCGTGATCGGCTGGGCCTGCGCTCATCAGCACTGGCAGCTCTTCGCGTCCGCGCTGTTGACCGGTGCGGGATGGGTGACCATGAGCGCGGCGGGCATCAACGCGATGATCGCGCCGTGGTTCAACCGCAAGCGCCCCATGGCGCTCTCCAAGGCCTACAACGGCGCGAGCGTCGGCGGCATGGTGTTCGCACCACTCTGGAGCGTGCTGATCGCGCAGTTCGGCTTCCCTGTCGCCGCATGCATCGTGGGAGCCTGCACGCTGGTCATCATGTTCTGGCTGACACAGCGTGTGTTGGCCCTCACGCCCGCGATGCTGGGCCAGACGCCCGATGGCGCGCCACCGGATTCAGCAAGCGATTCAGGCGCAACAAGTGCTCCCGCGAATCAGAACGCTGTATCGCAGACGCCGTCCCTGCCCGGCCCCAGCCTCTGGCGCAGCGCGCGCTTCCGAACACTGGCCGCCGCCATGTCGCTGTCACTGTTTGCCCAAAGCGGACTGGTCTCGCACCTGTACTCCCTGCTCGTGCCCATGCTCGGCGCACAGGGTGCGGGCTGGAGCATGACGCTGATGACAGCCTGCGCGATGCTTGGCCGCATGCTGTTCGCAAGGGCGCTTGCCACCACGCACGAGCGGCGTCTGCTGAGCTGCGCGAGCTACGCCATGCAGATGTGCGGCGTGCTGCTGCTGATGACCGCTGGCGGCCCCGGCATTCAGTTGTGGTGTGGGCTGGTGCTGTTCGGCTCAGGCATCGGCAACACCATCTCGCTGCCGCCTCTGATCGCGCAGGCCGACTTCGCCGCAGTGGACGTCGCCCGCGTGGTGGCCCTCATCGTCGCCATCTCGCAGGCGCTGTACGCATTTGCGCCGCTGACGTTCTCGCTGCTGCTCAGAATCGAACCCGCACACCTCTGGCTGTTTGCCGGAGCCTTGACCCTGCAGGCGCTGGCCATCCTGACACTCTGGAGCGGCCGTACCCGGCACTGA
- the rpsU gene encoding 30S ribosomal protein S21: MTTVRVKENEPFDVALRRFKRTIEKLGLLTDLRAREFYEKPTAERKRKKAAAVKRHYKRVRSMQLPKKLY; the protein is encoded by the coding sequence ATGACCACCGTCCGTGTAAAAGAAAACGAACCCTTTGACGTTGCTCTGCGCCGCTTCAAGCGCACCATCGAAAAGCTGGGCTTGCTGACCGACCTGCGCGCTCGCGAGTTCTACGAGAAGCCAACGGCCGAGCGCAAGCGCAAGAAGGCTGCTGCCGTCAAGCGTCACTACAAGCGCGTTCGCAGCATGCAACTGCCCAAGAAGCTGTACTAA
- a CDS encoding GatB/YqeY domain-containing protein: MSLKEQITDDMKSAMRAKETARLGTIRLLLAAMKQKEVDERIELDDVAVVAIVDKLIKQRKDSVAAFEKAERQDLADVEKAEILVLQAYLPERMSSEEVTAAVNAIVAELGASGPGDMGKVMGAVKSKLAGKADMGQVSAAVKAALAG; this comes from the coding sequence ATGTCTCTCAAGGAACAAATCACGGACGACATGAAGTCGGCTATGCGGGCTAAGGAAACGGCACGCTTGGGCACCATCCGCCTGCTCTTGGCCGCCATGAAGCAAAAGGAAGTCGACGAGCGCATTGAACTCGATGACGTCGCCGTGGTTGCCATCGTCGACAAGCTCATCAAGCAGCGCAAAGACAGCGTCGCCGCCTTCGAAAAGGCCGAACGCCAGGATCTGGCCGATGTCGAAAAGGCCGAAATCCTCGTGCTGCAGGCCTACCTGCCCGAGCGCATGTCCTCCGAAGAAGTCACGGCAGCCGTGAACGCCATCGTGGCCGAGCTGGGCGCATCCGGCCCCGGCGACATGGGCAAGGTCATGGGTGCAGTGAAGTCCAAGCTGGCCGGCAAGGCCGACATGGGCCAGGTCTCCGCCGCCGTGAAAGCCGCTCTGGCAGGTTGA